One segment of Manduca sexta isolate Smith_Timp_Sample1 unplaced genomic scaffold, JHU_Msex_v1.0 HiC_scaffold_1194, whole genome shotgun sequence DNA contains the following:
- the LOC119191211 gene encoding uncharacterized protein LOC119191211 isoform X2 has protein sequence MSMVEDNSGNQTMKCVGTYTAQKPPPPVPAASTPQVASIILNKQLMSEEANGNKKVVTSGGYLIVGAGVNAGVTAAASRRMHTIQYYT, from the exons A TGAGCATGGTGGAGGACAACAGCGGCAACCAGACGATGAAGTGCGTCGGCACGTACACTGCTCAGAAGCCGCCGCCGCCGGTTCCCGCCGCCTCCACGCCGCAGGTCGCCTCCATTATCCTCAACAAACAG TTGATGTCGGAGGAAGCGAACGGCAACAAGAAAGTGGTGACGTCAGGCGGGTACCTGATCGTCGGCGCAGGCGTCAACGCGGGAGTCACCGCCGCCGCCTCGCGCCGCATGCACACCATCCAGTACTACACATGA
- the LOC119191211 gene encoding uncharacterized protein LOC119191211 isoform X1 produces MCIYQNIIFFCYLYYANKLFMNNVFLFKVQPQNETAYSRANPKKCKQISMKLRKKSYEKSTTTPALTVGGKVATPRPFTPDQQNAAQKTSIIMSMVEDNSGNQTMKCVGTYTAQKPPPPVPAASTPQVASIILNKQLMSEEANGNKKVVTSGGYLIVGAGVNAGVTAAASRRMHTIQYYT; encoded by the exons atgtgtatatatcaaaatataattttcttttgttacCTATATTAtgccaataaattatttatgaataatgtttttttattcaaggtaCAACCGCAAAATGAAACAGCGTATTCACGAGCCAATcccaaaaaatgtaaacaaatatcaatgaaattaaGAAAGAAATCATATGAG AAAAGCACAACGACCCCGGCGCTCACGGTGGGCGGCAAGGTCGCCACGCCGCGCCCCTTCACTCCGGATCAGCAGAACGCAGCGCAGAAAACGTCCATCATAA TGAGCATGGTGGAGGACAACAGCGGCAACCAGACGATGAAGTGCGTCGGCACGTACACTGCTCAGAAGCCGCCGCCGCCGGTTCCCGCCGCCTCCACGCCGCAGGTCGCCTCCATTATCCTCAACAAACAG TTGATGTCGGAGGAAGCGAACGGCAACAAGAAAGTGGTGACGTCAGGCGGGTACCTGATCGTCGGCGCAGGCGTCAACGCGGGAGTCACCGCCGCCGCCTCGCGCCGCATGCACACCATCCAGTACTACACATGA